A single Primulina huaijiensis isolate GDHJ02 unplaced genomic scaffold, ASM1229523v2 scaffold43349, whole genome shotgun sequence DNA region contains:
- the LOC140970112 gene encoding probable pyridoxal 5'-phosphate synthase subunit PDX2 isoform X2, whose protein sequence is MTVGVLALQGSFNEHIAALKRLGVIGVEVRKAEQLQNVSALIIPGGESTTMAKLAGYHNLFPALREFVKMGKPVWGTCAGLIFLADKAIGQKSGGQELIGGLDCTVHRNFFGSQLQSFESEVSVPEIAAIEGGPPSFRGVFIRAPGILEVGPEVQVLAEVAVQSGGTANFDSVVESSEENSGSEKNVIVAVKQGNLLATAFHPELTADIRWHSYFLKMVKETSDEASSSTASATKIISLLPGPPKYDLPIYQQ, encoded by the exons ATGACAGTTGGCGTGCTCGCTCTTCAGGGATCTTTCAACGAACATATCGCAG CTTTGAAAAGGTTGGGTGTGATTGGAGTGGAGGTAAGGAAGGCGGAGCAGCTGCAAAATGTGAGCGCGCTTATTATACCAGGCGGAGAGAGCACCACCATGGCTAAGCTTGCCGGGTATCATAACCTT TTCCCTGCTTTGAGAGAGTTTGTTAAAATGGGGAAACCAGTTTGGGGAACTTGTGCTGGTCTTATTTTCCTGGCTGACAAAGCAATTG GGCAGAAAAGCGGAGGGCAGGAATTGATTGGTGGCCTTGATTGTACTGTGCATAGAAACTTCTTTGGCAGTCAG CTGCAAAGCTTTGAGTCGGAGGTTTCAGTTCCTGAGATTGCAGCCATAGAAGGGGGCCCACCGAGCTTTCGTGGTGTCTTTATTCGTGCCCCTGGAATTCTTGAAGTAGGTCCAGAAGTACAAGTGTTGGCCGAAGTTGCAGTTCAATCTGGCGGAACTGCTAATTTTGATTCAGTCGTTGAAAGTTCAGAG GAAAATTCTGGATCTGAAAAGAACGTCATTGTTGCTGTAAAACAGGGAAACTTGCTAGCCACTGCTTTCCACCCGGAATTGACTGCTGACATTCGATG GCATAGTTACTTTTTGAAGATGGTGAAAGAAACCAGCGACGAGGCTTCAAGCAGTACTGCTTCGGCTACGAAAATTATAAGCCTACTTCCCGGACCACCTAAATATGATCTTCCAATATATCAACAATGA
- the LOC140970112 gene encoding probable pyridoxal 5'-phosphate synthase subunit PDX2 isoform X1, whose protein sequence is MTVGVLALQGSFNEHIAGMFSYSGRLYFCFSLKRLGVIGVEVRKAEQLQNVSALIIPGGESTTMAKLAGYHNLFPALREFVKMGKPVWGTCAGLIFLADKAIGQKSGGQELIGGLDCTVHRNFFGSQLQSFESEVSVPEIAAIEGGPPSFRGVFIRAPGILEVGPEVQVLAEVAVQSGGTANFDSVVESSEENSGSEKNVIVAVKQGNLLATAFHPELTADIRWHSYFLKMVKETSDEASSSTASATKIISLLPGPPKYDLPIYQQ, encoded by the exons ATGACAGTTGGCGTGCTCGCTCTTCAGGGATCTTTCAACGAACATATCGCAGGCATGTTTTCATACTCGGGACGTCTTTATTTTTGCTTTT CTTTGAAAAGGTTGGGTGTGATTGGAGTGGAGGTAAGGAAGGCGGAGCAGCTGCAAAATGTGAGCGCGCTTATTATACCAGGCGGAGAGAGCACCACCATGGCTAAGCTTGCCGGGTATCATAACCTT TTCCCTGCTTTGAGAGAGTTTGTTAAAATGGGGAAACCAGTTTGGGGAACTTGTGCTGGTCTTATTTTCCTGGCTGACAAAGCAATTG GGCAGAAAAGCGGAGGGCAGGAATTGATTGGTGGCCTTGATTGTACTGTGCATAGAAACTTCTTTGGCAGTCAG CTGCAAAGCTTTGAGTCGGAGGTTTCAGTTCCTGAGATTGCAGCCATAGAAGGGGGCCCACCGAGCTTTCGTGGTGTCTTTATTCGTGCCCCTGGAATTCTTGAAGTAGGTCCAGAAGTACAAGTGTTGGCCGAAGTTGCAGTTCAATCTGGCGGAACTGCTAATTTTGATTCAGTCGTTGAAAGTTCAGAG GAAAATTCTGGATCTGAAAAGAACGTCATTGTTGCTGTAAAACAGGGAAACTTGCTAGCCACTGCTTTCCACCCGGAATTGACTGCTGACATTCGATG GCATAGTTACTTTTTGAAGATGGTGAAAGAAACCAGCGACGAGGCTTCAAGCAGTACTGCTTCGGCTACGAAAATTATAAGCCTACTTCCCGGACCACCTAAATATGATCTTCCAATATATCAACAATGA
- the LOC140970103 gene encoding beta-galactosidase 8, whose translation MMRIGGGGMSAVALLLVLASTARYCFGANVTYDHRAIVIDGQRRFFISGSIHYARSTPEMWPDLIQKSKDGGLDVIQTYIFWNLHEEVRGQYDFEGRKDVVKFVKLIGEAGLLVHLRIGPYACAEWNYGGFPLWLHFIPGIEFRTNNEPFKAEMKRFTAKIVDLMMEENLYASQGGPIILSQIENEYGNVQSGYGSGAAPYVKWAAAMAVSLGTGVPWVMCQQSDAPDPIINTCNGFYCDQFTPNSNKKPKMWTENWSGWFSSFGDPVPYRPAEDLAFAVARFYQLGGTFQNYYMYQGGTNFGRSSGGPFITTSYDYDAPIDEYGLLRQPKWGHLKDVHKVIKLCEEAMLATDPQTTSLGSNLEATVYKTESGLCAAFLANIDTKSDAIVKFNGNSYKLPAWSVSILPDCKNVALNTAKINSVATISEFVRQPSKDDATASDASISGWSWINEPVGISSDNAFPKLGLLEQINTTSDKSDYLWYSSSIEIKGNESKAVLHVDSLGHALHVFINGELAGSGKGSHDNRKVSIDVPISLIPGQNKIDLLSLTVGLQNYGAHYDTEGAGVTGPVRLKGLQNGSTIDLSSRQWIYQIGLKGEDLGISSGSSSLWVSQPTLPKNQPLVWYKTTFDSPAGSSPVALDFTGMGKGQAWINGQSIGRYWPTYTAPKSGCTDSCNYRGSYQPSKCQRNCGEPTQQLYHVPRAWIQPSGNVMVLFEEIGGDPTQLSFATKETQSICSRITDTHPSPVELWNSDEETGKKAGPTLSLHCPSPNQVITEIKFASFGTPRGKCGSFSHGPCSSRRPLSIVRKACIGLRKCSIGVSVNTFGDPCSGVAKSLAVEASCT comes from the exons ATGTGGCCGGATTTGATTCAGAAATCCAAGGATGGAGGATTGGATGTCATTCAAACTTACATTTTCTGGAATCTGCATGAAGAAGTTCGGGGGCAG TACGATTTTGAAGGAAGAAAGGATGTGGTGAAATTTGTGAAATTGATCGGGGAAGCTGGATTATTGGTTCATCTTCGCATTGGACCTTATGCTTGCGCAGAGTGGAATTATGG TGGATTTCCTCTTTGGTTGCATTTCATACCTGGGATCGAGTTTCGAACTAATAATGAACCTTTCAAG gcCGAAATGAAACGGTTTACAGCCAAGATTGTGGACTTGATGATGGAAGAAAACCTTTACGCATCCCAAGGAGGGCCTATCATTCTATCTCAG ATTGAAAATGAGTATGGAAATGTCCAATCTGGTTATGGCAGTGGCGCTGCGCCTTATGTCAAATGGGCTGCAGCTATGGCTGTGTCCTTGGGTACAGGGGTGCCCTGGGTTATGTGCCAGCAAAGTGACGCTCCTGATCCTATC ATTAACACTTGCAACGGGTTTTATTGTGATCAATTCACTCCAAATTCGAATAAAAAGCCAAAAATGTGGACAGAGAACTGGAGTGGATG GTTCTCTTCATTTGGGGATCCTGTGCCATACAGACCAGCAGAAGACCTTGCGTTCGCCGTAGCGCGTTTTTACCAGCTCGGCGGAACCTTCCAGAACTATTACATG TATCAAGGAGGGACAAACTTCGGCCGGAGTAGTGGTGGGCCTTTCATTACAACAAGCTATGATTATGATGCTCCAATTGATGAATATG GCCTTTTAAGGCAACCAAAATGGGGTCACTTGAAAGATGTGCACAAGGTTATAAAGCTTTGTGAAGAGGCAATGTTGGCAACTGATCCCCAAACTACTTCTCTTGGTTCAAATTTGGAG GCCACTGTTTATAAAACTGAATCAGGGCTATGCGCTGCTTTTCTTGCAAATATAGACACTAAATCTGATGCGATTGTTAAATTCAATGGCAATTCCTATAAATTGCCTGCTTGGTCTGTCAGCATCTTACCTGACTGCAAGAATGTGGCACTCAATACCGCAAAA ATCAACTCAGTGGCCACTATCTCAGAATTTGTTCGTCAACCCTCAAAAGATGATGCTACAGCTTCTGATGCATCCATCTCAGGTTGGAGTTGGATCAATGAACCTGTAGGTATATCTAGTGATAATGCATTCCCAAAACTCGGGTTGCTTGAACAAATAAATACTACTTCTGATAAAAGTGACTATCTGTGGTATTCCTCAAG CATCGAAATAAAAGGAAATGAATCAAAGGCAGTTCTTCACGTTGATTCTCTTGGCCACGCACTGCATGTTTTTATAAATGGAGAACTTGCAG GGAGTGGAAAAGGAAGCCATGATAATCGTAAAGTTTCAATAGATGTTCCTATCAGCCTTATACCTGGACAAAACAAGATTGATCTGTTGAGTTTGACTGTGGGATTACAG AACTATGGAGCACACTATGATACAGAGGGAGCTGGTGTTACTGGCCCTGTGCGGTTAAAAGGTTTACAAAATGGATCCACAATTGATCTATCATCGCGGCAGTGGATTTATCAG ATTGGTTTGAAAGGAGAAGATTTAGGCATATCTAGTGGAAGTTCCTCTCTTTGGGTATCTCAGCCTACTCTGCCTAAGAATCAACCATTGGTATGGTACAAG ACGACTTTTGACTCCCCAGCTGGAAGCAGCCCGGTTGCCCTAGACTTCACAGGAATGGGGAAGGGTCAGGCATGGATAAATGGACAAAGTATTGGGCGTTATTGGCCTACTTATACTGCTCCAAAGAGCGGTTGCACTGATTCTTGCAACTACAGAGGTTCTTATCAGCCCAGTAAATGTCAGAGAAATTGTGGAGAACCAACTCAGCAGCT CTATCACGTTCCCCGTGCTTGGATACAACCGAGTGGGAATGTCATGGTACTATTCGAGGAAATAGGAGGTGATCCGACGCAGTTATCTTTTGCTACAAAAGAGACCCAAAGTATATGTTCAAGAATTACGGACACTCACCCAAGCCCAGTTGAGCTATGGAATTCTGACGAAGAAACAGGGAAGAAAGCTGGACCAACTTTGTCACTACATTGTCCTTCTCCGAATCAGGTGATAACTGAAATCAAATTTGCCAGCTTTGGAACTCCTCGCGGGAAATGTGGGAGTTTTAGCCATGGTCCATGCAGCAGCAGAAGGCCCCTCTCGATCGTGAGAAAG GCTTGCATAGGATTGAGAAAGTGCAGCATTGGAGTATCAGTGAATACATTCGGCGATCCCTGCTCAGGAGTCGCAAAAAGTTTAGCTGTTGAGGCCTCCTGTACATGA
- the LOC140970102 gene encoding beta-galactosidase 8-like has protein sequence MRSNTTPRVLIASLVLAATASLCIAVDVAYDRRGLVIDGKRRVLVSGSIHYPRSTPEMWPDLIQKSKEGGLDIIETYVFWDMHEPTRGQYDFTGRKDLVKFLKLVGEAGLYVHLRIGPYVCAEWNYGGFPLWLHFIPGIQLRTDNEPYKAEMKRFVTKIVNLMKQENLYASQGGPIILSQIENEYGNIDWEYGPKAKSYIEWAAELATSMNAGVPWVMCQQNNAPQSMINTCNGFYCDQFSPNSDQKPKFWTELWSGWFTAWGDPVPYRPAEDVAFAAARFYQLNGTLVNYYMYHGGTNFGRTSGGPFISTTYDYDAPIDEFGLLRQPKWGHLRDLHKAIKLCEDAMVEADGNTTSLGSNAEATVYKTESGECAAFLANMDNQKDQTVYFNGNYYELPAWSVSILPDCKNVVYNTAKINSVTATTKFVRQPPPNGTTPGASLSGWSWFREPVGISSNNAFELLGLMEQINTTADKSDYLWYSLSTQINPNDPLLRDGSQILLHIDTLGHVFHAFVNGRRVGSGNSHINKASIEVPVTLEPGTNKIDLLSVTVGLKNYGAFFDLSGAGITGPVQLKGLSNGSTIDLSSEYWTYQIGLKGEESGLSTGSSPLWLSKPALPKYTPLTWYKTTLSAPPGNSPVAMEFTGMQKGQAWINGQSIGRYWPASIANVNAKCTYTCNYKGSYDQNKCLAGCGKPTQQYYHVPRSWLKPSGNVLVMMEEIGGDPTRVSFATREIGPICARVSESFPAPIDSWSSNHLQSNTSVPTLSLECPSPNQVISELQFLSFGNPHGTCGSFTQGRCRSRRARRVVHKACVGKTSCSIEVSVKNLGDPCPNVTKTLAVQATCA, from the exons ATGAGAAGCAACACTACACCGCGGGTGCTGATCGCATCTCTTGTTCTGGCCGCAACGGCGTCCCTTTGTATAGCTGTGGACGTTGCATACGATCGGCGGGGGCTGGTGATCGATGGCAAGCGTAGGGTTTTGGTCTCTGGTTCCATTCATTATCCACGCAGTACCCCAGag ATGTGGCCAGATTTGATCCAGAAATCAAAGGAGGGTGGTTTGGACATTATCGAGACCTACGTCTTCTGGGACATGCATGAACCTACCCGAGGCCAG TATGATTTTACTGGAAGAAAAGATTTGGTGAAGTTCCTAAAATTAGTAGGTGAAGCTGGTTTATATGTTCATCTCCGAATCGGACCTTACGTTTGCGCTGAGTGGAACTATGG TGGGTTCCCTCTTTGGTTGCATTTTATCCCCGGGATTCAGCTTCGAACGGACAACGAGCCGTACAag gCGGAAATGAAACGATTCGTGACCAAGATTGTGAACTTGATGAAGCAAGAAAATCTGTATGCATCCCAAGGAGGACCCATTATTCTGTCTCAG ATCGAAAACGAATATGGCAACATTGATTGGGAATATGGTCCAAAAGCCAAAAGTTACATTGAATGGGCAGCAGAATTGGCTACATCCATGAACGCTGGGGTTCCATGGGTGATGTGTCAGCAAAATAATGCACCTCAATCTATG ATAAACACTTGCAATGGCTTTTACTGTGACCAGTTTTCTCCAAATTCTGATCAGAAGCCCAAATTTTGGACAGAGCTCTGGAGTGGATG GTTCACTGCATGGGGTGACCCTGTTCCATACAGACCTGCGGAAGACGTCGCTTTTGCCGCTGCACGTTTTTATCAGCTCAATGGAACTTTAGTCAATTATTATATG TACCATGGTGGAACTAACTTTGGCCGGACTTCTGGTGGACCCTTCATCAGTACAACCTACGATTATGATGCTCCTATTGATGAGTTCG GACTACTGAGGCAACCTAAGTGGGGTCACTTGAGAGATCTACACAAGGCCATTAAACTTTGTGAAGATGCGATGGTGGAGGCTGACGGAAACACTACTTCTCTTGGATCAAATGCGGAG GCCACTGTCTATAAAACTGAATCAGGGGAATGTGCTGCTTTTCTAGCCAATATGGACAACCAGAAGGATCAAACCGTATACTTCAACGGCAATTACTATGAATTGCCTGCTTGGTCTGTTAGCATCTTACCAGACTGCAAGAATGTAGTATATAATACCGCGAAG atTAATTCTGTGACAGCGACAACAAAGTTTGTTCGCCAACCGCCACCAAATGGTACCACACCTGGTGCATCCCTCTCAGGTTGGAGTTGGTTCCGGGAACCTGTTGGCATTTCAAGTAACAATGCGTTTGAGTTACTTGGGTTGATGGAGCAGATTAACACTACCGCTGATAAAAGTGACTACCTCTGGTATTCTTTAAG CACCCAAATAAATCCAAATGACCCTTTGCTTCGAGATGGCTCTCAGATTCTGTTACATATTGATACACTTGGTCATGTATTTCATGCCTTTGTCAATGGAAGGCGTGTAG GTAGTGGAAACAGTCACATCAATAAGGCTTCCATAGAGGTTCCTGTGACCCTTGAACCCGGAACTAACAAGATAGACCTCTTGAGTGTGACAGTTGGATTAAAG AACTATGGAGCTTTCTTTGATTTATCGGGAGCTGGAATTACTGGTCCAGTTCAGTTGAAAGGTTTAAGCAACGGTTCAACCATTGACCTCTCTTCAGAATATTGGACGTATCAG ATTGGTTTGAAAGGGGAAGAATCAGGGCTATCTACAGGAAGTTCCCCACTTTGGTTGTCCAAGCCTGCTTTGCCTAAATATACTCCTCTGACTTGGTACAAG ACGACTCTTTCTGCTCCCCCTGGAAATAGTCCTGTTGCGATGGAGTTCACGGGAATGCAAAAGGGTCAGGCCTGGATAAATGGACAGAGCATTGGACGTTACTGGCCAGCCAGTATTGCTAATGTAAACGCTAAGTGTACATACACTTGCAACTATAAAGGAAGTTACGACCAAAACAAATGTCTGGCAGGTTGTGGAAAACCAACTCAGCAATA TTATCATGTCCCCCGTTCATGGCTTAAACCAAGTGGAAACGTCTTGGTGATGATGGAAGAAATTGGGGGCGATCCAACACGTGTATCTTTCGCTACAAGAGAGATAGGACCTATATGTGCACGAGTTTCTGAAAGTTTCCCGGCCCCCATTGATTCATGGAGCTCTAACCATTTGCAATCCAATACCAGTGTGCCAACACTATCACTAGAGTGCCCCTCACCTAACCAAGTCATATCCGAACTCCAATTCTTGAGCTTTGGAAATCCTCATGGAACCTGTGGAAGCTTTACCCAAGGTCGTTGCAGGAGCAGACGAGCTAGGCGTGTTGTCCacaag GCTTGCGTTGGAAAAACAAGTTGCAGTATTGAAGTCTCTGTGAAGAATCTTGGTGACCCTTGTCCAAATGTTACAAAGACTTTGGCTGTACAAGCTACCTGTGCTTGA